The following coding sequences are from one Canis lupus baileyi chromosome 23, mCanLup2.hap1, whole genome shotgun sequence window:
- the LOC140615522 gene encoding olfactory receptor 52A1-like — MASINTSYLNPETVILIGIPGLEHVQFWIGFPFLAVCLVALLGNIVLLIIIPTEHSLHQPMYIFLAVLAATDIGLCAAIAPKMLAIFWFRSCSMAFDTCLTQLFFIHALQCMESGILLAMAFDRYVAICDPLRHTSILTSSILCRMIVIVAIRATVLVGLLPILIKRLHVFHSIVIAHSYCEHMAVVKLAAEDAQVNKACGLFVGFTILGFDMIFILISYILIFQAVFHLRQKEARLKAFNTCTAHIFVFLEFYILAFFSFFSHRFGHVAPPTHILLSTIYLLVPPALNPIVYGVKNKVIRKRVAQIFLLSHISHQ, encoded by the coding sequence ATGGCATCTATCAATACATCATATTTGAACCCCGAAACAGTAATCTTGATTGGAATTCCTGGACTAGAACATGTGCAGTTTTGGATTGGGTTTCCTTTCCTTGCTGTGTGCCTAGTGGCTCTTTTGGGAAATATCGTTTTACTAATCATCATTCCTACAGAACACAGCCTGCATCAGCCCATGTACATCTTCCTGGCAGTGCTGGCAGCCACCGACATAGGACTCTGTGCAGCCATTGCTCCCAAGATGTTGGCCATCTTCTGGTTCAGATCTTGCTCCATGGCCTTTGACACCTGCCTAACCCAGTTGTTCTTCATTCATGCCTTGCAGTGCATGGAGTCTGGCATTCTGTTGGCCATGGCTTTTGACCGCTATGTTGCCATCTGTGATCCACTGAGACACACATCCATCCTCACATCTTCCATTCTGTGTCGCATGATAGTAATAGTGGCAATTCGAGCTACAGTGCTGGTTGGTCTGTTACCCATTCTAATCAAAAGATTGCATGTTTTTCATTCCATTGTGATTGCTCACTCTTACTGTGAGCACATGGCTGTAGTCAAGCTAGCTGCAGAAGATGCCCAAGTCAATAAAGCATGTGGTCTTTTTGTGGGTTTTACCATACTGGGATTTGACatgatttttatcctcatttcctATATCCTTATTTTCCAGGCAGTTTTTCATCTACGCCAAAAGGAGGCACGGCTCAAAGCATTTAACACATGTACagctcatatttttgtttttcttgagttttatattcttgccttcttctccttcttcagcCACCGTTTTGGACATGTTGCTCCCCCTACCCACATTCTTCTGTCTACTATCTACCTCCTTGTGCCACCTGCACTCAACCCTATTGTCTATGGTGTAAAAAACAAGGTAATTCGTAAGCGTGTGGCACAGATTTTTCTTCTGAGTCATATATCCCACCAGTGA